From a region of the Clostridia bacterium genome:
- a CDS encoding helix-turn-helix transcriptional regulator produces the protein MGRWHSLLTPFEREVAALARAGYSRSQIAAALGIASGTVKAVLRDIRGKLGPDWRERVPPKKPGDEAGYKALEGRAGPAFAAGVSPSGDKARPAGSGPGREVPEAGGTYLSVARYEREAREGRRVAASLLLRSHGRTLLKVSGDQRFFLKPVLGALEAERYLRLLAADRHDRFAPPWLPVVNRGRRAVRAAAYLVCDEPLVRAALEEYLRAGLSGYVAELSEKLAAARSLTGPWRRAQLPDEQELWTWVRQAFDLDAQTPPG, from the coding sequence GTGGGAAGATGGCATAGTCTTCTGACGCCCTTCGAGAGGGAAGTGGCCGCCCTGGCGAGGGCGGGGTACAGCCGGAGCCAGATAGCCGCGGCCCTGGGAATAGCTTCGGGCACGGTGAAGGCGGTCCTCCGGGACATACGCGGCAAGCTGGGGCCGGACTGGCGGGAAAGAGTACCGCCGAAAAAGCCGGGCGACGAGGCGGGGTATAAAGCCCTCGAGGGGAGGGCCGGGCCGGCGTTCGCGGCCGGGGTTTCTCCTTCTGGAGATAAGGCCCGGCCGGCTGGGTCGGGGCCTGGCCGGGAGGTTCCCGAGGCCGGCGGCACCTACCTCTCGGTGGCCCGGTACGAGCGGGAAGCTCGCGAGGGGCGTCGAGTGGCGGCCTCTCTGTTGCTGCGCAGCCACGGCCGAACCCTGCTCAAGGTTTCGGGAGACCAGCGCTTCTTTTTAAAGCCGGTGCTGGGCGCCCTGGAGGCGGAGCGGTACTTACGCCTTTTGGCCGCCGACCGCCACGACCGCTTTGCCCCGCCCTGGCTGCCGGTGGTAAACCGGGGCCGCCGGGCGGTGCGGGCCGCCGCCTACCTGGTGTGCGACGAACCCCTGGTGCGGGCGGCGCTGGAGGAGTACCTGCGGGCCGGCCTGTCCGGCTATGTGGCCGAACTTTCGGAGAAACTGGCCGCCGCTCGGAGCTTGACCGGCCCCTGGCGGCGGGCGCAGCTCCCGGACGAGCAGGAGCTGTGGACGTGGGTGCGCCAGGCCTTCGACCTGGACGCCCAGACCCCTCCCGGGTAA